A window from Candidatus Arthromitus sp. SFB-rat-Yit encodes these proteins:
- a CDS encoding glucose-6-phosphate isomerase, whose translation MSMDKLKFDDSKLGSYINSDELDLIVPQVKLAHELIKNRSGAGNDFLGWVNLPNDYDKEEYNRIKVTAQKIRDNADVLIVIGIGGSYLGAKACIECLNTTFFNYLSSDKRKAPQIFFAGNSISSTYLIDLLELIKDKSVYVNVISKSGTTTEPALAFRFFKSFLEDKYGKDGAKERIIATTDKARGALKGLADSEGYETFVIPDDVGGRFSVLTPVGLLPIAVSGVDIDALMQGARDAVKDFECDDLEKNYSYRYAATRNILYRKGYTTEILASYEPSLTFFSEWWKQLYGESEGKDKKGIYPSSVNLSTDLHSLGQYIQDGMRNIMETVINVENPLKDLTIKNMDGDIDGLNYLSGKTVDFVNKKAFAGTLLAHLDGGVPNMVVTIPKIDAYNVGYMIYFFEKACGISGYLSAVNPFNQEGVENYKKNMFALLGKKGFEDLKSELEKRL comes from the coding sequence ATGTCTATGGATAAATTGAAATTCGATGATTCAAAATTAGGTAGTTATATAAATAGTGATGAATTGGATTTAATAGTACCCCAAGTTAAGCTTGCCCATGAATTGATTAAAAATAGAAGTGGAGCTGGCAATGATTTTTTGGGATGGGTAAATTTGCCAAATGATTATGATAAAGAAGAATATAACAGAATTAAGGTTACGGCACAAAAAATAAGGGATAATGCGGATGTTTTGATAGTTATAGGTATAGGAGGTTCATACTTAGGAGCGAAAGCTTGCATTGAATGTTTAAATACTACTTTCTTTAACTATTTAAGTTCTGATAAGAGAAAAGCACCTCAAATATTTTTTGCAGGTAATAGCATAAGTTCCACCTATTTAATTGATTTATTAGAACTTATTAAAGATAAAAGTGTTTATGTAAATGTTATATCTAAATCTGGTACAACTACAGAACCAGCTCTTGCATTTAGATTTTTTAAGAGTTTCTTAGAAGATAAGTATGGAAAAGATGGAGCAAAAGAGAGAATAATTGCGACAACTGATAAAGCTAGAGGAGCTTTAAAAGGTCTTGCTGATAGCGAAGGTTATGAAACTTTTGTAATACCTGATGATGTTGGAGGGAGATTTTCTGTATTAACTCCAGTTGGTCTTTTACCTATAGCTGTTTCTGGTGTTGACATTGACGCCCTTATGCAAGGAGCTAGAGATGCTGTAAAAGATTTTGAATGTGATGATTTAGAGAAAAATTATTCTTATAGATATGCTGCTACAAGAAATATTCTTTATAGAAAAGGATATACTACGGAAATTTTGGCATCATACGAACCATCTCTTACTTTCTTTTCTGAGTGGTGGAAACAATTATATGGAGAAAGTGAAGGTAAGGATAAAAAAGGAATTTATCCATCTTCTGTGAACCTATCTACTGATTTACATTCACTTGGTCAGTATATCCAAGATGGAATGAGAAATATTATGGAAACTGTTATAAATGTAGAAAATCCATTGAAAGATCTTACGATTAAAAATATGGATGGGGATATTGACGGTCTTAATTATTTAAGTGGTAAGACAGTTGATTTTGTTAATAAAAAAGCTTTTGCGGGAACATTACTTGCTCATTTGGATGGTGGAGTTCCTAATATGGTTGTTACTATACCTAAGATAGATGCTTACAATGTAGGATATATGATCTATTTCTTTGAGAAGGCTTGTGGAATAAGCGGTTATTTGTCTGCAGTAAATCCATTTAATCAGGAAGGTGTTGAGAATTATAAGAAAAATATGTTTGCACTTCTTGGTAAGAAAGGATTTGAGGATTTGAAAAGTGAACTTGAAAAAAGATTGTAA
- a CDS encoding ABC transporter permease translates to MNKFFIIAAYNFRDIIGRNFFKISTLVISLLIIIVSILPDLIIKFNFISKDKSEYLIYISDPKNYIFKDDLELNLYIRSIEKSLDNNYYVKLVDKGVKEDELKEKLYNGGIDGYIDVVSKSEINIFTKENYPEIKFILDRYILNQNSDLNISYPNYNVESLSLFKNKVIGIIKNYTYPFLLTIFIYMIFILYGQFISMNVNIERTSKIMDIFITKVKFSTIILGKLFGYLLAALIQLIYFIIILFLITGMMSNKYFPLIKEIIVFDGLFVLKYISYFVLGFMIYGLLFVFIGSVIDKIEELSLGIIPIVFLISIGYFLSMLNLQFPNNYFKNILVCIPFFAPFVVITESSFILYKDIFASLIMLITIVILIFINISINKQVIKFRGTNLKKNK, encoded by the coding sequence GTGAACAAATTTTTCATAATAGCTGCTTACAATTTTAGAGATATTATTGGTAGAAATTTTTTCAAGATATCTACCTTGGTAATATCTCTTTTAATTATAATTGTATCAATTTTGCCAGATCTAATTATAAAATTTAATTTTATATCAAAAGATAAAAGTGAATATTTGATTTATATATCTGATCCTAAAAATTATATTTTTAAAGATGATTTGGAATTGAATTTATATATAAGAAGTATTGAGAAGAGTTTGGACAATAACTATTATGTTAAATTGGTTGATAAAGGAGTTAAAGAAGATGAACTTAAAGAGAAGCTATATAATGGTGGGATTGACGGATACATAGATGTAGTTTCCAAATCAGAGATTAATATTTTCACAAAAGAGAACTATCCTGAAATTAAATTTATATTAGATAGATACATTTTAAACCAAAATTCTGATTTGAATATAAGTTATCCAAATTATAATGTTGAATCTCTTAGTCTATTTAAAAATAAAGTCATAGGGATTATAAAGAACTACACGTATCCTTTTTTATTAACAATATTTATTTACATGATTTTTATATTATATGGACAGTTTATATCTATGAATGTAAACATAGAGAGAACTTCAAAAATAATGGATATATTTATAACTAAAGTTAAATTTTCAACAATTATATTAGGAAAATTATTTGGTTATTTGTTGGCTGCTCTGATACAACTGATATACTTTATAATTATTTTATTTTTAATAACAGGAATGATGAGTAATAAGTATTTCCCATTAATTAAAGAAATTATAGTATTTGATGGATTATTTGTGTTAAAATATATATCGTATTTTGTATTGGGATTTATGATATATGGTTTATTATTTGTTTTTATAGGAAGTGTGATTGATAAGATTGAAGAGTTATCGTTAGGAATAATTCCAATTGTGTTTTTGATTTCTATTGGGTATTTTTTGTCGATGCTTAATTTACAGTTTCCTAATAATTATTTTAAAAATATATTAGTATGCATTCCATTTTTCGCTCCATTTGTGGTAATTACAGAGAGTAGTTTTATTTTATATAAAGATATATTTGCTTCATTAATAATGTTAATTACGATAGTTATATTGATATTTATAAATATTAGTATTAATAAACAGGTTATTAAGTTTAGAGGTACGAATTTAAAGAAGAATAAGTGA
- a CDS encoding ABC transporter ATP-binding protein, producing MSLKVIDLNKSYFDKKVVDKVNFEVEAGKVYGILGRNGAGKTTTIKIILDIISKDSGRVLFKNNDLDVIREKIGYLPEEKSLYYKSTVWNNLFYFSRISGLDVKESKSKINYWLERFQLEEYVKKPIETLSKGNQQKVQIISTIIHDPDILIFDEPFSGLDPVNSEILRNIVTELVNRGKYIIFCTHQTHYIEEFCDRISIFKNGAQAIEGNLMNIKKSYGRNKLVLEIDGNLPNLNIYGVKGITKNRNVYEINILNENITSDILNILYSNRVKIFNFGLKYKSLHEIFLDTAGDL from the coding sequence ATGAGTTTGAAAGTTATAGATTTAAATAAATCTTATTTTGATAAAAAAGTTGTAGATAAAGTTAATTTTGAGGTTGAGGCTGGAAAAGTTTATGGTATATTGGGAAGAAATGGTGCGGGTAAAACTACTACCATAAAAATAATTTTAGATATAATATCTAAAGATAGTGGTCGGGTGTTATTTAAAAATAATGATTTAGATGTTATACGAGAAAAGATAGGATATTTACCAGAGGAAAAGAGTCTTTATTATAAGAGTACGGTATGGAATAATTTATTTTATTTTTCAAGAATATCGGGGCTTGATGTTAAGGAATCAAAAAGTAAAATTAATTATTGGTTGGAGAGGTTTCAGTTAGAGGAATATGTGAAAAAGCCAATAGAAACTTTATCTAAAGGGAATCAACAAAAGGTACAAATAATTTCAACGATAATTCATGATCCAGATATCTTGATATTTGATGAACCATTTAGTGGATTAGATCCAGTTAATTCTGAAATTTTAAGAAATATAGTAACTGAACTTGTAAATAGGGGGAAATATATTATATTTTGTACTCATCAGACGCATTATATAGAAGAATTTTGTGATAGAATATCTATTTTTAAAAATGGGGCTCAAGCCATTGAAGGTAACTTGATGAACATTAAAAAATCATATGGTAGGAATAAACTGGTTCTCGAGATAGATGGTAACTTACCGAATTTAAATATATATGGAGTCAAAGGAATAACAAAAAATAGAAATGTTTATGAGATAAATATATTAAATGAAAATATTACAAGTGATATATTAAATATTTTGTATTCTAACAGGGTTAAGATTTTTAATTTTGGTTTAAAATATAAATCATTACATGAAATTTTTTTGGATACGGCTGGTGATTTATAG
- a CDS encoding DJ-1 family glyoxalase III, which yields MKVCIFNANGFEELESIGIIDILRRGNVDVDIVSITDSLQVVGAHDIKIVCDKLFKDIDFSEYEMAIFPGGVKGVEEIRNFKPIFEFIEYMHSNNKYLAAICAAPVILGDAGLLEDNKFTCYEGFEQYVKNGTYVKEKVVINNRVITSNCAGSVFDFGFKLLSVLKGDNDSDEVKSKMILF from the coding sequence ATGAAGGTTTGTATTTTTAATGCAAATGGATTTGAAGAACTAGAATCTATTGGAATTATAGATATTTTAAGAAGAGGAAATGTAGATGTTGATATAGTATCCATAACAGATTCTTTACAAGTAGTTGGAGCACATGATATAAAAATTGTGTGTGATAAATTATTTAAAGACATTGATTTTTCAGAATATGAGATGGCAATATTTCCGGGTGGGGTTAAAGGAGTTGAGGAGATAAGAAATTTCAAACCAATATTTGAATTTATTGAGTATATGCATTCAAATAATAAATATTTAGCAGCAATTTGTGCAGCTCCTGTAATTCTGGGCGATGCTGGTTTACTTGAAGATAATAAATTTACTTGTTATGAAGGATTTGAGCAATATGTAAAGAATGGTACGTATGTTAAAGAAAAGGTTGTTATAAATAATAGGGTAATAACGTCTAATTGTGCTGGATCTGTATTTGATTTTGGTTTTAAATTATTGTCGGTGTTGAAGGGTGATAATGACAGTGATGAAGTTAAGAGTAAAATGATTTTATTTTAA
- the dut gene encoding dUTP diphosphatase has product MYELKVKLLYSNSKLPEFANDGDAGMDVFSVENKLIKSGESELISIGLVLELPKNTEIQVRPKSGLALNNQLTVLNSPGTIDEGYRGEVKIVIINHGKQDFMIKEGMKIAQLVLKPVYDVRICKVDYINHDTDRGVNGFGSSGIK; this is encoded by the coding sequence ATGTATGAATTAAAGGTTAAATTATTATATTCAAACTCTAAATTACCAGAATTTGCAAATGATGGTGACGCAGGAATGGATGTATTTTCTGTAGAAAATAAACTTATAAAAAGCGGAGAAAGTGAATTAATATCTATTGGACTTGTATTGGAATTGCCTAAAAATACTGAAATTCAGGTAAGACCAAAGAGTGGACTTGCATTAAACAATCAATTAACTGTATTAAATTCTCCAGGAACAATAGATGAAGGATATAGAGGGGAAGTTAAAATAGTTATTATAAATCATGGAAAACAAGATTTTATGATAAAAGAAGGAATGAAAATTGCACAATTAGTATTAAAACCTGTATATGATGTAAGAATATGTAAAGTGGATTATATAAATCATGATACTGATAGAGGTGTTAATGGATTTGGATCGAGTGGAATAAAATAA
- a CDS encoding peptidoglycan recognition protein family protein: protein MKQYLLKERLISNNFSNRENKKIEYVVIHDTGNWDEGSGLDRHYNFFENVSDNASYHYLVGNEGNEYKIYNFVGEEYRSWHCGDGRGKYGITNDNSIGIGMCVNKDSDHKNNILGMARLAAELLIKHDLKMDRLVRHYDASRKVCPEFMSPNNWSLWGGFYDLTSFIFNVLQSGSDALDIEIQIRYRCREFIETYLDSFYIDDFVLRDDDDFDKSLRSVVEDIEE, encoded by the coding sequence ATGAAACAATATTTATTGAAAGAAAGATTAATATCTAATAATTTTTCAAATAGAGAAAATAAAAAAATTGAATATGTAGTAATTCATGATACAGGAAATTGGGATGAAGGTTCTGGATTAGATAGGCATTACAACTTTTTTGAAAATGTATCTGATAATGCAAGTTATCATTATTTAGTTGGAAATGAAGGAAATGAGTATAAAATTTATAATTTTGTAGGTGAAGAGTACAGATCTTGGCATTGTGGGGATGGCCGAGGCAAATATGGGATAACAAATGATAATAGTATTGGAATAGGGATGTGTGTTAATAAAGACTCTGATCATAAGAATAATATTTTAGGTATGGCTAGATTGGCTGCTGAGCTTCTAATTAAGCATGACTTAAAAATGGATAGGCTTGTTAGACACTATGATGCAAGTAGGAAAGTTTGTCCTGAGTTTATGAGTCCAAATAATTGGAGTCTTTGGGGTGGATTTTATGACTTGACGAGTTTTATATTCAATGTGTTACAAAGTGGGAGTGATGCTTTGGATATAGAGATACAAATTCGTTATAGATGTAGAGAATTTATAGAAACTTATTTGGATAGTTTCTATATTGATGATTTTGTTCTACGAGATGATGATGATTTTGATAAATCTTTAAGAAGTGTCGTTGAAGATATAGAAGAATAA
- a CDS encoding MATE family efflux transporter has product MVKMFFKYSISSMIAMLVTSLYTIMDGIFVGRGIGDTGLAAVNMVLPITIMYFGLATMIAVGGGSLVSKSFGENNKIKAQNIFGQTIRLIVILSLMLSLIAFFGCNKIMYLIGARDEILYYSSEYLKYYSLFCSFNLIGIVINSFVRNDGNPKLGMTANIFGAITNIVLDYIFIFKFRWGIQGAALATGIGQILTIIILMNHFIFKRGLLKFKRSTFDLNILKSIVMIGFPSFLAEITFSMIIFFYNIALIFFVGSKALTAFSVINYINSNIYMVLLGMNFGVQPLISYSFGEKNGKDMLKFYGFSKKFGFLLTFIYVLICLIWGNSLIGIFTSDLEIMSIAYFGLNVSNLAFFILGINLTTSIYYQSMEIPKYSNVICIFRSFVFLPISLIILSKLFGLTGIWMSLIFSEGLSLIFINFVVRVRSITKKLIFD; this is encoded by the coding sequence ATGGTAAAAATGTTTTTTAAATATTCAATTTCGTCTATGATAGCTATGCTAGTCACATCACTTTATACGATAATGGATGGAATTTTTGTAGGAAGAGGAATAGGAGATACTGGTCTTGCTGCAGTGAATATGGTTTTGCCAATTACTATAATGTATTTTGGATTGGCTACTATGATAGCAGTTGGAGGTGGATCTCTTGTTTCTAAAAGTTTTGGAGAGAATAATAAGATTAAGGCACAAAATATATTTGGACAAACTATAAGACTCATTGTTATATTGAGTCTAATGTTAAGTTTAATTGCTTTCTTTGGATGCAATAAGATAATGTATTTAATTGGGGCACGTGATGAAATTTTGTATTATTCTTCAGAGTATTTGAAATATTATTCTTTATTTTGTAGCTTTAATTTAATAGGTATTGTTATAAATAGCTTTGTGAGAAATGATGGTAATCCAAAACTTGGAATGACTGCGAATATATTTGGGGCGATTACGAACATAGTGCTCGATTATATTTTTATATTTAAATTTAGATGGGGAATACAGGGTGCAGCATTAGCAACTGGAATTGGACAAATATTAACTATAATAATTTTGATGAATCATTTTATTTTTAAGAGAGGATTATTGAAATTTAAAAGATCAACGTTTGATTTAAACATATTAAAGAGTATAGTAATGATTGGTTTTCCATCGTTTCTTGCAGAAATAACATTCTCAATGATTATATTTTTCTATAACATTGCTCTCATATTTTTTGTAGGTAGTAAGGCATTAACGGCATTTAGTGTTATAAATTATATAAATTCAAACATTTATATGGTACTTCTTGGAATGAATTTTGGAGTACAGCCTCTTATAAGTTATTCTTTTGGAGAAAAGAATGGGAAAGATATGCTTAAATTTTATGGATTTTCAAAAAAGTTTGGATTTCTGTTAACATTTATTTATGTTTTAATATGTTTAATATGGGGAAATAGTTTGATTGGAATATTTACGTCTGATTTGGAAATTATGAGTATTGCATATTTTGGACTTAATGTGTCAAATTTAGCATTCTTTATTTTGGGAATAAATTTAACTACAAGTATTTATTATCAATCAATGGAGATTCCTAAATATTCAAATGTAATTTGTATATTTAGGTCTTTTGTTTTTCTACCTATAAGTCTAATAATTTTATCAAAATTGTTTGGGTTAACTGGAATATGGATGAGTTTAATTTTTTCTGAAGGTTTATCGCTCATATTTATAAATTTTGTTGTGAGAGTAAGAAGCATTACGAAGAAATTAATTTTTGATTAA
- a CDS encoding ABC transporter permease, producing MKINFYLKLAMSSIRKNKRMYVPYIFTCIGMIMMFYIVMFLGVSDILNNLRGRETIRTVLHLGSQVIAVFSGIFLFYTNSFLARRRKKEFGLYNILGMGKRNIGIILFWETLIIGVISIGIGLLAGIIFSKLAELVLVNLMGSIVNYTFSISMISIERTIQVFGIIFILILINSIRQVQFSSAINLIRSENVGEKPPKGNWFIGIMGILILGVSYYISVIIQDPIQALPTFFIAVIMVIIGTYFTMISGSILFLRILKKRKRYYYKTNHFVSVSSMIYRMKRNGAGLASICILATMVLVMMASTACLYFGKEDAINTRYPRDINLEFRFDELDSFLNRNIEKLEDKLSDELRERNVVPENRYFYRNAAIYGIVNGSYVETTLINYNSSNGTNAYSINFISLDDYNEIMNSNETLNDGEALLYSYKNSYKDDKISFSNGEIFNIKKKIDDFVNIGDSAIDMLYNIILIVPDIESVIRSFDNLSDFYGEKLARKSFIYNFDTGMEPSKQIELYNSFLDIFTNELIKENFGYKSVYLRSQEFERENFNSLFGALFYIGIILSIVFIAAAVLIIYYKQISEGYEDQSRFGIMQKVGMTKKEIRKSINSQLLTVFFLPLIIAFIHLIFAFPIICRLLLTVSINNVVLFAITTISSFIVFAIFYMIIYKITSNSYYRIVSETTK from the coding sequence ATGAAAATAAATTTTTATCTCAAACTTGCTATGAGTAGTATTCGAAAAAATAAGAGGATGTATGTTCCATATATTTTTACTTGTATTGGCATGATAATGATGTTTTATATTGTTATGTTTTTAGGAGTGAGCGATATATTAAATAATTTGAGAGGTAGGGAAACAATTAGGACGGTTCTTCATCTTGGTAGTCAGGTTATTGCAGTATTTTCTGGAATTTTTTTGTTTTACACAAATTCTTTTTTAGCTCGACGTAGAAAAAAGGAATTTGGTCTTTATAATATCCTTGGTATGGGGAAAAGAAATATAGGGATTATATTATTTTGGGAAACTTTGATTATTGGAGTTATATCAATTGGTATTGGACTGTTGGCAGGAATTATTTTTTCGAAGTTAGCTGAGCTTGTACTTGTTAATCTTATGGGTAGTATTGTAAATTATACTTTTTCAATCTCGATGATTTCAATTGAAAGAACTATTCAAGTTTTTGGAATTATATTTATTTTGATTTTGATTAATTCAATCCGTCAAGTGCAATTTTCAAGTGCAATTAATCTTATACGAAGTGAGAATGTTGGAGAAAAACCTCCAAAAGGTAATTGGTTCATTGGGATTATGGGGATTTTGATTTTGGGAGTTTCCTATTATATCTCAGTTATAATTCAAGATCCTATTCAAGCACTTCCTACATTTTTCATCGCTGTAATTATGGTAATTATAGGTACATATTTTACAATGATTTCAGGCTCTATTTTATTTTTACGTATTTTAAAAAAGAGAAAGAGGTACTATTATAAAACAAATCATTTTGTATCTGTTTCTTCAATGATTTATCGTATGAAAAGGAATGGAGCAGGTCTTGCGTCTATTTGTATTTTAGCTACAATGGTTTTGGTTATGATGGCATCTACAGCTTGTCTTTATTTTGGTAAAGAAGATGCAATAAATACAAGATATCCACGTGATATTAATTTAGAATTTAGGTTTGATGAATTAGATAGTTTTTTAAATAGAAATATTGAGAAATTAGAAGATAAATTATCAGATGAGTTAAGAGAGCGTAATGTTGTACCAGAAAATAGATATTTTTATCGCAATGCTGCTATCTATGGAATAGTTAATGGTAGTTATGTTGAAACAACCTTAATAAATTATAATTCATCAAATGGAACAAATGCATATTCAATAAACTTTATTTCACTTGATGATTACAATGAAATTATGAATTCAAATGAAACATTAAATGATGGAGAGGCGTTATTATATTCTTATAAAAATAGTTATAAGGATGATAAGATTTCTTTTAGCAATGGGGAAATATTTAATATTAAAAAGAAGATTGATGATTTTGTTAATATTGGTGACAGTGCAATTGATATGTTATACAATATAATATTAATTGTGCCAGATATAGAAAGTGTTATCAGAAGTTTTGATAATTTATCAGATTTCTATGGGGAAAAATTAGCTAGGAAAAGTTTTATTTATAACTTTGATACTGGAATGGAACCGAGTAAACAAATAGAACTTTATAATAGTTTCTTGGATATTTTCACAAATGAATTAATCAAAGAAAATTTTGGATATAAAAGTGTTTATTTAAGAAGTCAGGAATTTGAACGTGAAAATTTCAATAGTCTTTTTGGAGCGTTATTTTATATAGGGATTATTTTAAGCATTGTATTTATCGCAGCAGCAGTACTAATTATTTATTATAAACAAATTTCAGAAGGATATGAGGATCAATCACGATTTGGAATTATGCAAAAAGTTGGTATGACCAAGAAAGAAATCAGAAAGAGTATTAATTCACAACTTTTAACTGTATTTTTTTTGCCACTGATTATAGCATTTATACATTTGATATTTGCTTTTCCAATTATATGTAGATTACTTTTAACAGTTAGTATTAATAATGTGGTACTGTTTGCTATAACAACAATAAGTAGCTTTATTGTATTTGCTATATTTTATATGATTATATACAAAATTACATCTAATTCGTATTACAGAATAGTAAGCGAAACAACAAAATAG
- a CDS encoding ABC transporter ATP-binding protein, translating into MSILEVNSLKKVYSTRFGGNKVEVLKNVNFSVEKGEFVSIMGESGSGKSTLLNIMAAIDKPTSGSVILDGNDISKIRESFIANFRRDNLGFVFQDFNLLDTFTLEDNIYLPLVLAGKHYTEMHDRLVSISERLGIHKLLKKYPYEVSGGQKQRAAVARAMINNPKIILADEPTGALDSRATDELLRLFVEVNNIGQTILMVTHSVRAASVANRVLFIKDGEVFHQIYRGDDTDDQFYQKISDTLTLLITGGARK; encoded by the coding sequence ATGAGTATTTTGGAAGTAAATAGTTTAAAAAAGGTTTATAGTACTCGTTTTGGGGGAAATAAAGTTGAGGTGTTAAAAAATGTAAATTTCAGTGTAGAGAAGGGTGAGTTTGTTTCTATCATGGGCGAATCTGGATCAGGTAAGAGTACTCTTTTGAATATTATGGCAGCAATTGATAAGCCAACAAGTGGAAGTGTTATTTTAGATGGCAATGATATTTCTAAAATTAGGGAATCATTTATTGCAAATTTTCGGAGAGATAATCTTGGATTTGTATTTCAGGATTTTAATTTGTTGGATACTTTTACTTTGGAGGATAATATTTATTTACCTCTCGTACTTGCAGGGAAACATTACACAGAAATGCATGATCGTTTGGTATCAATATCAGAACGACTTGGTATTCACAAGCTTCTTAAAAAGTATCCATATGAGGTATCTGGAGGTCAAAAGCAGAGAGCTGCTGTTGCACGGGCAATGATAAATAATCCTAAAATAATTCTTGCTGATGAACCAACGGGTGCATTAGATTCTAGAGCTACTGATGAGTTGCTTCGCCTTTTTGTAGAGGTTAACAATATAGGTCAAACAATTCTAATGGTAACGCATTCGGTTAGAGCTGCAAGTGTAGCAAATCGTGTTTTATTTATTAAAGATGGAGAAGTATTTCATCAAATTTATCGTGGGGATGATACAGATGATCAATTTTATCAAAAAATTTCAGATACATTGACTTTACTCATAACAGGAGGAGCAAGAAAATGA